The candidate division WOR-3 bacterium genome includes a region encoding these proteins:
- the uvsE gene encoding UV DNA damage repair endonuclease UvsE encodes MRIGYPCINRSIGCTANTTFRLASYSEKNLKEKVANNLNCLEQILKYNVAHNLLFFRLSSDIVPFASHPICTFNWQKYFQNRFAEIGKFIKRHRMRISMHPDQFVLINSPNQDVVQSSIRELIYHCEILDLLELNYTAKVQIHIGGVYKDKTSATIRFINEYKKLPQIIKHRLVIENDHISYTLKDCLFVHNEIGIPVLFDSFHHECLNNQETIRQAMLLANKTWAKKDGVLMVDYSSQKPKATKGTHSEHINLRHFTKFIQETKDIKYDLMLEIKDKEKSAIKAIRLIKNS; translated from the coding sequence ATGAGAATTGGTTACCCTTGTATTAATCGGTCAATTGGCTGCACTGCCAACACTACTTTTCGGCTGGCATCTTATTCGGAAAAAAATCTGAAAGAAAAAGTTGCAAATAATTTAAATTGTCTTGAGCAGATATTGAAATATAATGTCGCCCATAATCTATTATTTTTCCGCCTCAGTTCCGATATTGTGCCGTTTGCTTCTCATCCGATTTGCACTTTTAATTGGCAGAAATATTTCCAGAACCGATTTGCGGAAATTGGTAAATTTATTAAACGACACAGGATGCGTATCTCGATGCATCCAGACCAGTTCGTTTTGATTAATTCCCCAAACCAAGATGTTGTGCAAAGTAGTATCAGAGAATTAATCTATCATTGTGAAATATTAGACCTGTTAGAACTTAATTATACGGCAAAAGTTCAAATTCATATTGGCGGTGTATACAAAGATAAGACCTCGGCAACAATACGATTTATTAATGAATATAAAAAATTACCTCAAATAATTAAGCATCGTCTGGTGATTGAAAATGACCATATCTCTTATACTCTTAAAGATTGTCTTTTCGTCCATAATGAAATTGGCATTCCGGTTTTATTTGATTCCTTCCACCACGAATGCTTAAATAATCAAGAGACAATAAGGCAGGCGATGTTATTAGCAAATAAGACCTGGGCTAAAAAAGATGGAGTCTTAATGGTTGATTATAGCAGTCAAAAGCCCAAAGCAACTAAAGGCACGCATAGCGAACATATCAATTTGCGCCATTTTACTAAATTTATTCAGGAGACGAAAGATATCAAATATGACCTTATGCTGGAAATAAAAGATAAAGAAAAATCAGCAATAAAGGCAATTAGATTAATCAAAAATTCATAG
- the ftcD gene encoding glutamate formimidoyltransferase encodes MSKIVECVPNFSEGRRTEVIDSIIKEILSVEGIILLDKEMNADHNRAVISFVGEPTQVVEAAFRGCKKAAELIDLNHHQGEHPRIGATDVIPFIPIANITMEECVCLAKELGKRIAEELNIPVYLYESAATRPDRVDLANIRKGEFEGLKTAIKTDPSRAPDFGKPELHPTAGAVVVGARFPLIAYNINLNTTDVSIAKKIAKAIRFRDGGYRYVKALGFSITEKNCVQVSINMTNYLGTPLYRVFETVKREAERYGVTIRESEIVGLVPQKALIDSAVYYLQLNEFNSEQILESKLTSAKGKTIEEFLFELSQPTPTPGGGSCSALAGAVGASLLLMVINLTLAKPSSEEIVKELNEIKDKIQLAQKQFYELIHLDAESFNQVIQAYKLPKATDEEKKVRKEKILQALKDACRIPEQVFDLALSTINLAKPIAEKGNKNAISDVGVAISYLKTAMEGARLNILINLKSIKDIIRVEPEYKNYEVYINETKLRINPSTLEIESIFNKINQTLSENL; translated from the coding sequence TTGAGTAAAATTGTTGAATGTGTTCCTAATTTTTCTGAAGGTCGTAGAACAGAAGTAATTGATAGTATTATTAAAGAAATTCTATCTGTAGAAGGCATTATTCTCCTTGATAAAGAAATGAATGCTGACCATAATCGGGCGGTCATCAGTTTTGTTGGCGAACCGACTCAAGTTGTCGAAGCAGCCTTTCGAGGCTGTAAAAAAGCCGCCGAACTAATTGATTTGAACCACCATCAAGGCGAACATCCCAGAATTGGTGCGACCGACGTAATTCCCTTTATTCCCATTGCTAATATAACAATGGAGGAATGTGTTTGTTTAGCAAAAGAATTAGGTAAAAGAATTGCCGAGGAACTTAATATTCCAGTTTATCTATATGAATCTGCCGCAACCAGACCAGATCGAGTTGACCTGGCAAATATCCGTAAAGGCGAATTTGAAGGATTAAAAACTGCAATTAAAACCGACCCATCTCGGGCACCGGATTTTGGTAAGCCTGAATTACATCCCACGGCCGGGGCGGTTGTCGTAGGTGCCCGTTTCCCTTTAATTGCTTATAATATCAATCTCAATACAACTGATGTAAGCATTGCAAAAAAGATTGCTAAAGCGATTCGATTCCGGGATGGCGGTTATCGCTATGTTAAAGCCCTGGGCTTTTCAATCACCGAAAAGAATTGTGTGCAAGTTTCCATAAATATGACCAATTATCTGGGAACACCGTTATATCGTGTTTTTGAGACTGTTAAAAGAGAAGCCGAACGCTATGGAGTGACAATTAGAGAGAGCGAAATTGTTGGTTTAGTACCTCAAAAAGCGTTGATTGATAGTGCAGTTTATTATTTGCAATTAAATGAATTTAATTCCGAGCAAATTTTAGAATCAAAACTGACCAGTGCCAAAGGTAAAACTATTGAAGAATTTTTGTTTGAACTTAGTCAACCAACGCCGACTCCGGGTGGTGGCTCTTGTTCAGCCTTAGCCGGAGCCGTCGGTGCTTCGCTATTATTAATGGTGATAAATTTAACCCTTGCTAAACCATCATCAGAAGAAATTGTAAAAGAACTAAATGAAATTAAAGATAAAATTCAGTTGGCGCAAAAACAGTTTTATGAACTTATCCATCTTGATGCGGAAAGTTTTAATCAAGTTATTCAAGCCTACAAATTACCCAAAGCCACTGACGAAGAAAAAAAGGTTCGTAAAGAAAAAATTCTTCAGGCATTGAAAGATGCTTGTCGGATTCCAGAACAAGTATTTGATTTAGCACTTTCCACAATTAACTTAGCAAAACCCATTGCCGAAAAAGGTAACAAAAACGCCATTTCTGATGTGGGAGTTGCCATATCTTATCTCAAAACTGCTATGGAGGGTGCTCGACTTAATATTTTAATCAATCTTAAATCAATTAAAGACATTATCAGAGTTGAACCCGAATATAAAAACTATGAAGTATATATTAATGAAACAAAATTAAGAATTAATCCGTCAACGCTTGAAATTGAAAGTATATTTAATAAAATTAACCAAACATTGTCTGAAAATCTTTAG
- the dapB gene encoding 4-hydroxy-tetrahydrodipicolinate reductase, whose amino-acid sequence MIKVILVGACGKMSSALVSAISQEKDIKIVAGIEASGHPLIGTPIGIGFIQDNLSKVIHTADIVVEFAIPEITLDNVKIAANARKPYIIGTTGLKDIDAIKKYSKKIPILISANFSLGINLLYKLTEISANFLRDFDIVIVESHHKMKRDAPSGTAKNLAEIIRKTDSKNQEVKIHSIRAGDIVGEHTVMFTGKGERLELVHRATNRNAFASGVLKAIRFLVRQKPRFFGMDDIFLTKPTSQS is encoded by the coding sequence ATGATTAAGGTCATTTTAGTTGGTGCTTGTGGAAAAATGTCGAGTGCCTTAGTATCCGCAATTTCGCAGGAAAAAGATATTAAAATTGTGGCTGGAATTGAAGCATCGGGGCATCCTTTAATCGGAACACCAATTGGCATAGGATTTATTCAAGATAATTTGTCGAAAGTAATCCATACTGCAGATATTGTGGTAGAATTTGCAATTCCTGAAATTACGCTGGATAATGTCAAAATTGCTGCCAATGCCAGAAAACCTTATATTATTGGCACGACCGGATTAAAGGATATAGATGCCATTAAAAAATACTCAAAAAAGATACCAATTCTAATTTCAGCCAATTTTTCGTTAGGAATAAATTTACTTTATAAATTAACAGAGATTTCCGCAAATTTCTTAAGAGACTTTGATATTGTAATTGTCGAATCTCACCACAAAATGAAACGCGATGCGCCCAGTGGCACGGCTAAAAATTTGGCTGAGATTATAAGAAAAACCGACAGTAAAAATCAAGAGGTCAAAATACATTCTATTCGAGCCGGTGATATTGTGGGTGAACATACAGTTATGTTTACCGGCAAGGGGGAGCGATTAGAATTAGTGCATCGAGCCACTAATCGGAATGCTTTTGCTTCTGGTGTTCTCAAGGCAATTCGCTTTCTGGTAAGACAAAAACCAAGATTTTTTGGTATGGATGATATCTTTTTAACTAAACCGACATCTCAATCTTAA
- a CDS encoding transketolase codes for MPLVDSKSGKIIKDYSIEELKEMANLMRGYNMVALAAAGSGHSGGTMSIMDITAALYLKVARHDPKNPFWQDRDRIIWSTGHKAPSLYLGLGAAGYYDIEDVVRLRKLYSPYQGHPHWLKLPGVEASTGSLGQGLSIGVGIAMAGKLDNKDYRVYVLNGDGELQEGQIWEAIMEAGNWKLDNLCSIVDKNRLQIDGWVKDVQDIDPLREKYEAFKWHVIEIDGHDMGQILSAFEEAKTIKGKPTVIIAHTVKGKGVSFMENVAGWHGKAPSVEEMKKAVAELGLSEKLNIPALLKRAEDYQKEVDAKLSQKIPKFSRDYFWNRQPNMKVKMEPTRFGFGKALEEHGDDPRVVCIGADISGSITISYFYEKHPERKNRWISAGIAEQSATALAAGLAKEGKLPVFGTYGVFASGRNLDQLRTTVCYGNFNVFIAGAHGGVSVGPDGATHQTLEDLFQICGLPNMHVSVPCDALETKRATEYMLFNIKGPKYIRFAREATPIVTTEKTPYVWGVSNIYRFRQEKDNFLDAFDVYLAPEYKSENEDLTIIACGPMVPEAMRAAWILKNDFGLETRVVNMHTLKPLDEQTIIKCALDTDVIITAEEHQVGGLGNRVSAVITQAKELYGRNILLGMIGVKDRFGESGQPWELMWEFEVSGEHIAQKAKEVYDFVKMNRKCPR; via the coding sequence ATGCCATTAGTCGATTCAAAATCAGGTAAAATTATCAAAGATTATTCCATAGAAGAATTAAAAGAGATGGCAAATTTAATGCGCGGTTATAATATGGTAGCATTGGCTGCTGCAGGTTCAGGCCATTCAGGTGGCACAATGTCAATTATGGATATAACCGCTGCTTTATACCTAAAAGTTGCCCGTCATGACCCGAAAAATCCTTTCTGGCAAGACCGCGACCGAATTATTTGGTCAACAGGCCATAAAGCACCAAGTCTTTATCTTGGCTTAGGTGCTGCTGGCTATTATGATATTGAAGATGTAGTTCGACTGCGTAAACTCTATTCGCCTTATCAAGGCCATCCCCATTGGCTAAAATTACCTGGGGTTGAAGCCTCAACTGGTTCATTAGGACAGGGGCTTTCAATCGGTGTGGGCATTGCTATGGCAGGGAAATTAGACAACAAGGACTACCGAGTGTATGTGCTTAATGGTGACGGCGAATTGCAAGAAGGTCAAATCTGGGAAGCAATAATGGAAGCCGGTAACTGGAAACTGGATAACCTCTGCTCAATCGTTGATAAGAATCGATTACAAATTGATGGCTGGGTTAAGGATGTGCAAGATATTGACCCATTAAGAGAAAAATATGAAGCATTCAAGTGGCATGTTATTGAAATCGATGGTCATGATATGGGACAGATTCTTTCGGCATTTGAAGAAGCCAAAACAATAAAAGGAAAACCGACTGTAATTATTGCTCATACGGTAAAAGGCAAAGGCGTCAGTTTTATGGAGAATGTTGCGGGTTGGCATGGCAAAGCACCTAGTGTCGAAGAGATGAAAAAAGCAGTTGCGGAACTCGGCTTAAGTGAAAAATTGAATATTCCGGCATTACTCAAACGAGCAGAAGATTACCAAAAAGAAGTTGATGCTAAGTTATCGCAAAAAATCCCTAAATTCAGCCGAGACTATTTCTGGAATCGGCAACCTAATATGAAAGTCAAAATGGAACCAACGCGTTTCGGATTTGGTAAAGCATTAGAAGAACATGGAGATGACCCAAGAGTAGTCTGTATTGGTGCTGATATTTCCGGTTCAATTACTATCAGTTATTTCTATGAAAAACATCCTGAACGAAAAAACCGCTGGATTTCTGCAGGTATTGCAGAACAATCAGCAACTGCTTTAGCTGCCGGTCTAGCCAAAGAAGGTAAACTGCCGGTTTTTGGAACTTATGGGGTATTTGCTTCCGGTAGGAATTTAGACCAGTTGCGGACAACCGTCTGTTATGGCAATTTCAATGTCTTTATTGCCGGTGCTCATGGCGGTGTTTCAGTAGGTCCTGATGGTGCGACCCATCAAACCTTAGAAGATTTGTTTCAGATTTGCGGACTACCTAATATGCACGTTTCTGTGCCTTGTGATGCTTTGGAGACCAAACGGGCTACTGAATATATGCTTTTTAATATTAAAGGACCTAAATATATTCGATTTGCTCGTGAAGCAACACCGATTGTGACTACAGAAAAAACTCCTTATGTCTGGGGTGTTTCTAATATCTACCGTTTTCGACAAGAAAAAGATAATTTTCTGGATGCCTTTGATGTCTATTTAGCACCTGAGTATAAATCAGAGAATGAAGACCTAACAATTATCGCCTGTGGACCAATGGTTCCTGAAGCAATGCGTGCGGCTTGGATTTTGAAAAATGATTTCGGTTTGGAAACACGAGTAGTTAATATGCATACCTTAAAACCATTAGATGAGCAAACCATTATTAAATGTGCCTTAGATACTGATGTGATTATTACTGCTGAAGAACATCAAGTTGGTGGTTTGGGAAATCGAGTTTCCGCAGTAATTACCCAAGCAAAAGAACTTTATGGAAGAAATATTTTATTAGGAATGATTGGTGTCAAAGACCGATTTGGCGAATCTGGTCAACCTTGGGAACTAATGTGGGAATTTGAAGTCTCAGGTGAACATATCGCACAAAAAGCCAAGGAAGTTTATGATTTTGTAAAGATGAATAGAAAATGTCCGAGGTAA
- a CDS encoding DMT family transporter: MSRLKIALYISLGLITLSFASILIKLTNAPSIVIAAGRLTIAAIVLQPLFWLQFFRLRSEIQHSQWYLIILSGIFLSAHFIMWIESLNHTSIPSSVVLVATDPIFVAIFSPLLLRERVSLRIIIAIILGFIGTMIIASQGITSFTITKGNFLALGGAVCASGYLLIGRKVRPQVSLLAYIYIMYTTSAIILVLAVLITGNKFFGYTFQSYLFIALLGIGPQLIGHTSFNWALRYLTAPVVAMTILGEPLGTTVLAWLILKQLPTIKEIFGGVIIGISIYLAVTELGKNTKER; the protein is encoded by the coding sequence ATGTCTCGATTAAAAATAGCGCTGTACATTAGTCTGGGATTAATTACACTTTCGTTTGCTTCGATTCTGATTAAACTCACTAATGCGCCAAGTATTGTTATTGCTGCAGGAAGATTGACAATTGCGGCAATTGTTTTGCAACCTTTGTTCTGGTTGCAATTTTTTAGATTACGCAGCGAAATTCAACATTCCCAATGGTATTTGATAATTCTTTCAGGTATATTTTTATCTGCACACTTTATAATGTGGATAGAATCATTGAATCACACTTCAATTCCGAGTTCAGTTGTTTTAGTCGCAACTGACCCTATCTTTGTTGCAATTTTTTCGCCTTTACTTTTGCGTGAAAGAGTCTCTTTAAGAATTATTATTGCAATAATCCTTGGATTTATCGGCACAATGATTATTGCTAGTCAAGGGATTACATCCTTTACAATCACTAAAGGAAATTTTTTGGCATTAGGTGGTGCTGTATGTGCTAGTGGTTATCTTTTAATCGGTAGAAAAGTCCGTCCTCAAGTCTCACTACTTGCTTACATATATATTATGTATACAACTTCAGCAATTATATTAGTATTAGCAGTATTAATAACTGGAAATAAGTTTTTCGGCTATACCTTTCAATCATATCTTTTTATTGCTTTATTAGGAATTGGACCTCAGTTGATTGGTCATACGAGTTTTAACTGGGCTTTGCGTTATTTGACTGCACCGGTAGTGGCAATGACAATTTTGGGCGAACCTCTCGGCACAACAGTATTAGCCTGGTTAATCTTAAAACAATTACCAACTATTAAAGAAATCTTTGGCGGTGTAATTATTGGTATTAGTATTTACTTGGCTGTCACGGAATTAGGAAAGAACACAAAAGAAAGATAA
- a CDS encoding ABC transporter substrate-binding protein, translating into MRQKILLILGLIFFMIACTKQSSKKIEVTFWHAMGGNVEKVLQAMVADFESTHKHIDIKLVNMADYNTLAQKLMSASAVNQPPTIAQMYENWTTQLLNHNYLEPLDNYVKGKNGLTPNEINDIWPVLLANNTWNGKIITLPFNKSVPVYYYNIDLFQKAGIKSFPKTWEEFRQVCFQLKKRLGNSITPTANGTDIWIFASMLHQQEGRLYDEEHNQPLFNGPEAVRGLQFQVDLIYKDSVQSPKTGADLIDDFLAGRLAMVPFSCARRAVMQGVESFPIGMAPLPIWNKPAAIIYGTNIGLFKSANQVQKDAAWQFIKWFISKENQIRWSLGTYYVPIQKSALDDSRMQEHFQKTPGLKDAYLQMENAVFEPRGEVWFEGRNILISDGLEPPTLNKMTPKQALDFACQKLLARTKK; encoded by the coding sequence ATGAGACAAAAAATATTATTAATTTTGGGATTGATATTTTTTATGATTGCTTGCACTAAGCAATCGAGTAAAAAAATAGAGGTAACTTTTTGGCATGCGATGGGAGGGAATGTTGAGAAAGTCTTACAGGCAATGGTGGCTGACTTCGAATCAACCCATAAACACATTGATATTAAGTTAGTTAATATGGCGGATTATAATACATTGGCACAAAAACTAATGAGCGCGTCTGCAGTTAATCAACCGCCAACTATTGCCCAAATGTATGAAAATTGGACAACACAACTTTTAAACCATAACTATTTAGAACCGCTTGATAATTATGTTAAAGGTAAAAACGGATTGACTCCAAACGAAATTAATGACATCTGGCCTGTGCTTTTGGCAAATAATACTTGGAATGGCAAAATTATTACTTTACCTTTTAATAAGAGCGTGCCTGTTTATTATTATAATATTGACCTTTTTCAAAAAGCCGGTATCAAAAGTTTTCCTAAAACCTGGGAAGAGTTTAGGCAGGTTTGTTTTCAGTTAAAAAAGAGATTGGGCAATTCAATCACGCCAACGGCAAATGGAACTGATATTTGGATATTTGCTTCAATGTTGCACCAACAAGAAGGCAGACTTTATGATGAAGAGCACAACCAGCCTTTATTTAATGGTCCAGAAGCAGTGCGCGGGTTGCAATTTCAAGTTGATTTGATATATAAAGATAGTGTCCAAAGTCCTAAAACCGGTGCAGACTTAATTGATGATTTTTTAGCCGGCCGGCTGGCAATGGTTCCGTTTAGTTGTGCTCGACGAGCAGTAATGCAAGGAGTGGAGAGTTTTCCCATTGGAATGGCGCCTTTACCTATTTGGAATAAACCAGCCGCAATTATTTATGGCACAAATATTGGACTGTTTAAGTCAGCAAACCAAGTTCAAAAAGATGCAGCCTGGCAGTTTATCAAATGGTTTATCAGCAAAGAGAATCAAATTCGCTGGTCTTTAGGCACTTATTATGTGCCAATTCAAAAAAGTGCACTTGATGATTCTCGGATGCAAGAGCATTTTCAAAAGACGCCTGGCTTAAAAGATGCTTATTTACAAATGGAAAATGCGGTATTTGAACCAAGAGGCGAAGTTTGGTTTGAAGGCAGAAACATTCTTATTAGTGACGGATTAGAGCCACCGACCTTAAATAAGATGACGCCTAAACAGGCATTAGACTTTGCTTGTCAAAAGTTATTAGCCCGAACTAAAAAATAA
- a CDS encoding pyridoxal phosphate-dependent aminotransferase yields MPIKKAKRVKKIKACTLACGLPESYRMTQMGTETAFDVLVRARQLEAQGKNIIHLEIGEPDFDTPQNIKEAAKKAIDEGYTHYGPSQGLPELRNVIAEKAGELRGMTFTPDEVVVTPGAKPIMSFAIMALVEDNDEVIYVNPGFPIYESMIKFMGGKAVPLPLLEKNDFLPDLRYLKKILNKKTRLLILNSPHNPCGSVMNGDYLKEMAEILEPYENLWILSDEVYSRIIYEEKFETIAKYPGMKDRTIILDGFSKTYAMTGWRIGYGIMHPDLAKELARIETNINSCTTTFIQRACITALTDSQIEPEKMRQQFHKRRDVIVEGLNSIKGISCKKPQGAFYVFANVQKTGYDHRELADRLLSEAGVACLAGTCFGEYGKGYIRFSYANSIENIQEAIARIKKFIEK; encoded by the coding sequence ATGCCGATAAAAAAAGCAAAACGAGTCAAAAAAATTAAAGCCTGTACTTTAGCCTGTGGACTTCCTGAATCATATCGTATGACACAAATGGGAACGGAGACAGCATTTGATGTGTTAGTTCGTGCCCGCCAACTTGAAGCCCAAGGGAAAAACATTATTCATCTTGAAATCGGTGAACCGGACTTTGATACCCCGCAGAATATTAAAGAAGCCGCCAAAAAAGCTATTGACGAAGGTTACACCCATTATGGACCATCGCAAGGCTTACCAGAGTTAAGAAACGTCATTGCAGAAAAAGCGGGCGAATTACGCGGTATGACATTTACGCCTGATGAAGTTGTCGTCACTCCTGGAGCAAAACCAATAATGTCATTTGCCATAATGGCATTAGTTGAAGACAATGACGAAGTTATTTATGTTAATCCCGGCTTTCCGATCTATGAATCAATGATAAAGTTTATGGGTGGTAAAGCAGTCCCGCTACCACTTTTGGAAAAAAATGACTTTTTACCTGATCTGAGATATCTTAAAAAAATACTAAATAAGAAGACCCGACTGCTAATACTTAATTCACCGCATAATCCTTGTGGTAGTGTGATGAATGGGGATTATTTAAAAGAGATGGCTGAAATTCTTGAGCCGTACGAAAATCTTTGGATTCTATCTGACGAAGTCTACTCAAGAATAATCTACGAAGAAAAATTCGAGACGATTGCTAAATATCCGGGAATGAAGGACCGAACCATAATCCTTGACGGTTTTTCTAAAACTTATGCAATGACCGGTTGGCGTATTGGTTATGGTATAATGCATCCAGATTTAGCCAAAGAACTGGCTCGGATTGAAACAAATATTAATTCTTGCACAACGACCTTTATCCAGCGAGCCTGTATCACTGCATTAACTGATTCACAAATTGAACCAGAAAAAATGCGACAACAATTTCACAAACGTAGAGATGTTATTGTTGAAGGCTTAAATTCAATCAAGGGGATTTCTTGTAAGAAACCCCAAGGCGCATTCTATGTCTTTGCTAATGTCCAGAAAACTGGTTATGACCACCGGGAACTTGCTGATAGACTACTATCCGAAGCCGGAGTCGCTTGCTTAGCCGGAACCTGTTTTGGTGAATATGGCAAAGGATATATCCGTTTTTCATATGCTAATTCTATCGAAAATATTCAGGAAGCAATTGCCCGCATCAAAAAATTTATTGAGAAGTAG
- the fsa gene encoding fructose-6-phosphate aldolase has translation MKIFIDSADVKEIREVASWGILDGVTTNPTLVAKTGREIKECVTEICQIVDGPISVEVISTEVEGMVKEAEDWARINPKNITIKIPMGTEGLKAVKILKTKNIKTNVTLVFSPNQAILAAKAGATFISPFVGRLDDISHFGMDIVGDIVQIFNNYGFETEIIVASVRNPLHVVEAARMGAHIATVPFAVLKQMVGHPLTDIGIKKFFEDYQKIPKR, from the coding sequence ATGAAAATTTTTATTGATTCGGCAGATGTTAAAGAAATAAGAGAAGTTGCCAGTTGGGGAATTCTTGATGGTGTTACGACTAACCCGACTTTAGTTGCCAAAACGGGCCGGGAAATTAAAGAATGTGTTACAGAAATTTGTCAAATTGTTGACGGTCCGATTTCAGTTGAAGTTATTAGCACTGAGGTTGAAGGAATGGTAAAAGAAGCCGAAGACTGGGCAAGGATTAATCCGAAAAACATTACGATTAAAATCCCAATGGGCACTGAAGGTCTCAAAGCAGTAAAAATCCTTAAAACTAAAAACATCAAAACCAATGTGACACTGGTCTTTAGTCCTAATCAAGCAATTTTAGCCGCAAAAGCCGGAGCAACTTTTATTAGTCCCTTTGTCGGTAGATTAGATGATATTTCCCACTTCGGAATGGATATTGTCGGCGATATTGTGCAAATTTTCAATAATTACGGATTTGAGACGGAAATAATTGTTGCCAGTGTGAGAAATCCATTACATGTGGTTGAAGCGGCAAGAATGGGTGCGCACATCGCCACTGTTCCGTTTGCAGTGCTTAAACAGATGGTTGGACATCCGCTTACTGATATTGGAATTAAAAAGTTTTTTGAAGATTATCAGAAAATTCCTAAGAGGTAA
- a CDS encoding DUF523 and DUF1722 domain-containing protein encodes MNKFPKPNVVVSKCLGFAKCRYNGDMILDYVVEKLKPYVNYIPVCPEVEIGLGVPRDPIRVVMYRGNLHLYQPATNRDVTKEMVSFVDKYLSSLSEIDGFILKYRSPSCGINSVKVYQSFHPEARSSPGAGFFGKEVLQRFKGLAIEDEGRLKNFTIREYFFTQLFTLAQFRQTKKTKQMKELVRFHTINKLLFMAHSQVKLRELGKIVANQSRIKINAVLDAYEKTLYELFKKPPTFSSWINVLMHAFGGVSDELSKPERKFFLDLIEEYRDERIPLSVLTKIIQSWAMRFDNQYLLEQTFLNPFPKQLVEITDSGKGRNR; translated from the coding sequence ATGAATAAATTTCCGAAACCCAATGTAGTAGTCAGTAAATGTCTTGGTTTTGCTAAATGTCGTTATAATGGCGATATGATACTTGATTATGTCGTTGAAAAATTAAAACCTTATGTTAATTATATACCAGTATGTCCAGAAGTTGAAATTGGTTTGGGTGTTCCTCGAGACCCAATTCGAGTTGTTATGTATAGGGGTAATTTACATCTCTATCAACCAGCAACTAACCGCGATGTCACCAAAGAAATGGTATCATTTGTTGATAAATATCTCAGTTCTTTATCTGAGATTGATGGCTTTATCCTAAAATACCGTTCACCGTCATGTGGCATAAATAGTGTGAAAGTGTATCAGAGTTTTCATCCTGAGGCGCGTTCTTCTCCTGGCGCAGGCTTTTTTGGTAAAGAAGTTCTACAACGATTTAAGGGTTTAGCAATTGAAGATGAAGGAAGGTTAAAAAATTTCACTATCAGAGAATATTTTTTTACCCAATTGTTTACACTGGCTCAATTTCGTCAAACGAAAAAGACAAAACAAATGAAAGAATTAGTGCGATTTCACACTATTAACAAATTATTATTTATGGCGCACAGTCAAGTAAAATTAAGAGAATTGGGTAAGATTGTAGCAAACCAATCCCGAATAAAAATTAATGCAGTTTTAGATGCTTATGAGAAAACTTTATATGAATTATTTAAAAAACCGCCGACATTCTCATCTTGGATTAATGTTTTGATGCATGCTTTTGGTGGAGTAAGCGATGAGTTGAGTAAACCGGAACGGAAATTCTTTTTAGATTTAATTGAAGAATATCGTGATGAACGAATTCCATTAAGTGTTTTGACCAAAATCATTCAAAGTTGGGCCATGCGATTTGATAATCAATATTTATTAGAACAGACCTTCTTAAATCCATTTCCTAAGCAGTTAGTCGAAATTACTGACTCCGGCAAAGGTAGAAACCGATGA